A window from Micromonospora terminaliae encodes these proteins:
- a CDS encoding zinc-dependent alcohol dehydrogenase family protein, whose translation MRATVIHGPNDIRVEEVPDAAVRTPTDAVVRTVLACICGSDLWAYRGVAKRQPGQRIGHEFLGVVEAVGAEVGSVRVGDLVVAPFVWSDGTCDFCREGLHTSCPDGGFWGSVGSDGGQGEAVRVPHADGTLVKLPNEAAGDQRLLTALLALSDVLATGHHAALAARVRPGATVAVVGDGAVGLCGVLAAKRLGAERVIALGRHAARTDIARSFGATDVVAERGEAAIAAVRELTRGYGAHAVLEAVGTEDSMRTAISIARDGGAVGYVGVPHGGSAGVDIQQMFDRNVAVAGGVAPARAYIPELLADVLNGTVDPSPVFDRSVTLDGVPEGYRAMDERTALKVRITF comes from the coding sequence ATGCGCGCCACCGTGATCCACGGCCCGAACGACATCCGGGTCGAGGAGGTGCCCGACGCCGCCGTCCGCACCCCCACCGACGCCGTCGTCCGCACCGTGCTGGCCTGCATCTGCGGCAGCGACCTGTGGGCGTACCGGGGGGTGGCGAAGCGGCAGCCGGGTCAGCGCATCGGGCACGAGTTCCTCGGCGTGGTCGAGGCAGTCGGTGCCGAGGTCGGCTCGGTGCGGGTCGGTGACCTCGTGGTGGCGCCGTTCGTCTGGTCCGACGGCACCTGCGACTTCTGCCGCGAAGGGCTGCACACCTCCTGCCCGGACGGCGGCTTCTGGGGCTCCGTCGGCTCGGACGGCGGCCAGGGCGAGGCCGTCCGGGTCCCGCACGCCGACGGCACCCTGGTGAAGCTGCCCAACGAGGCGGCCGGCGACCAGCGGCTGCTCACCGCGCTGCTGGCGCTCTCCGACGTGCTGGCCACCGGCCACCACGCGGCGCTCGCCGCCCGGGTCCGCCCGGGCGCCACCGTCGCCGTGGTCGGTGACGGCGCGGTCGGGCTCTGCGGCGTGCTCGCCGCGAAGCGGCTCGGCGCGGAGCGAGTCATCGCGCTGGGCCGGCACGCCGCCCGCACCGACATCGCCCGTTCCTTCGGGGCCACCGACGTGGTCGCCGAGCGCGGCGAGGCGGCGATCGCCGCGGTGCGGGAGCTGACCAGGGGGTACGGCGCGCACGCCGTGCTGGAGGCGGTCGGCACCGAGGATTCGATGCGGACCGCCATCTCCATTGCCCGCGACGGCGGGGCGGTCGGCTACGTCGGCGTACCGCACGGCGGCAGCGCCGGTGTGGACATCCAGCAGATGTTCGACCGCAACGTGGCCGTCGCCGGCGGCGTCGCGCCGGCCCGGGCGTACATCCCGGAGCTGCTGGCCGACGTGCTGAACGGCACCGTCGACCCGTCCCCGGTCTTCGACCGGTCGGTGACCCTCGACGGGGTGCCGGAGGGCTACCGGGCCATGGACGAGCGGACCGCGCTGAAGGTGCGCATCACGTTCTGA
- a CDS encoding diacylglycerol kinase family protein: MLAVTAHDHVPPGPVAVLANPTAGRGRHRGLLPRLLEGLGGAGRPVELLSARTPEEAEAACHAAVAGGAGALVAVGGDGTVHRALQAVAGTAVPFGPVPAGTGNDFAVDTGFPADPLAAVAVIADALHAGRTHPVDLARLTTPSGDDRWYGAVLAAGFDAIVNERANRMRWPRGPRRYDLAILVELARLRPRRYRLRLDGVAHEVDAVLVAVGNAASYGGGMRICPDADPHDGLLDVVVGGRFDRRTLMRVKPRIYQGTHVTHPLVRSYRARTVELDAEGITTYVDGERAFDLPVRVSAVPAAVRLLR, from the coding sequence GTGCTCGCCGTGACCGCGCACGATCATGTACCGCCCGGCCCGGTGGCCGTGCTCGCCAACCCGACCGCCGGCCGGGGACGGCACCGTGGCCTGCTGCCCCGGCTGCTGGAGGGGTTGGGCGGCGCCGGCCGGCCGGTGGAGCTGTTGTCGGCGCGTACCCCGGAGGAGGCGGAGGCGGCGTGCCACGCCGCGGTCGCGGGCGGCGCCGGCGCGCTGGTCGCCGTCGGCGGGGACGGCACCGTGCACCGGGCGTTGCAGGCCGTCGCCGGCACGGCGGTGCCGTTCGGCCCGGTGCCCGCCGGCACCGGCAACGACTTCGCCGTGGACACCGGCTTCCCGGCCGACCCCCTCGCCGCCGTGGCGGTGATCGCCGACGCGCTGCACGCCGGCCGCACCCACCCGGTCGACCTGGCCCGGCTCACCACCCCAAGCGGCGACGACCGCTGGTACGGCGCCGTCCTGGCCGCCGGCTTCGACGCGATCGTCAACGAGCGGGCCAACCGGATGCGCTGGCCGCGCGGCCCGCGCCGCTACGACCTGGCCATCCTCGTCGAGCTGGCCCGGCTGCGGCCGCGCCGCTACCGGCTGCGCCTCGACGGCGTGGCCCACGAGGTCGACGCCGTGCTGGTGGCGGTCGGCAACGCGGCCAGCTACGGCGGGGGCATGCGCATCTGCCCCGACGCCGACCCGCACGACGGCCTGCTGGACGTGGTGGTGGGCGGCCGCTTCGACCGGCGCACCCTCATGCGGGTCAAGCCCCGCATCTACCAGGGCACCCACGTCACGCACCCGCTGGTGCGCAGCTACCGGGCCCGGACCGTCGAGCTGGACGCCGAGGGCATCACCACGTACGTCGACGGGGAGCGGGCGTTCGACCTTCCCGTGCGGGTCAGCGCGGTGCCGGCGGCGGTGCGGCTGCTGCGCTGA
- a CDS encoding EamA family transporter: protein MTPDRSFRPRVTGRLSGGRLGAVGLVLGGALSVQFGSAVAALLFPRTGVAGAVTLRLTIGALLMLAVCRPRLRGHGRGDWAAVVAFGLALAGMNSIFYQAIERIPLGPAVTLEVLGPLALSVVTARRLAAWCWAGLALAGVALLGQGGFDRLDPVGAALALAAGALWAAYIVCSARVGGRFPRADGLALALAVAALITLPVGLVGSGGRLWHPAVLGLGTGLALLASVLPYTLELLALRRLPTATFAVLMSLGPAIAALAGWLVLGQALHPVEVLAIALVIAASIGAVRAGTPAAAPPPAGPGAEGGALVSAAAAPPPAPR from the coding sequence ATGACGCCCGACCGCTCCTTTCGTCCCCGGGTCACCGGACGGCTCTCCGGCGGCCGGCTCGGCGCGGTCGGGCTGGTGCTCGGCGGGGCGCTCTCGGTGCAGTTCGGCTCGGCGGTGGCCGCGCTGCTGTTCCCGCGTACCGGGGTGGCCGGCGCGGTCACCCTGCGGCTGACGATCGGCGCGCTGCTCATGCTGGCCGTGTGCCGCCCCCGGCTGCGCGGGCACGGCCGGGGCGACTGGGCGGCCGTGGTCGCCTTCGGGCTGGCCCTGGCGGGCATGAACTCGATCTTCTACCAGGCGATCGAGCGGATCCCGCTGGGGCCCGCCGTGACCCTGGAGGTGCTCGGGCCGCTGGCGCTGTCCGTGGTCACCGCCCGGCGGCTGGCCGCCTGGTGCTGGGCCGGGCTGGCGCTGGCCGGCGTGGCCCTGCTCGGCCAGGGCGGGTTCGACCGGCTGGACCCGGTCGGCGCCGCGCTGGCGCTGGCCGCGGGCGCGCTGTGGGCCGCGTACATCGTCTGCTCGGCCCGGGTCGGCGGGCGGTTCCCGCGGGCCGACGGGCTGGCCCTGGCGCTCGCGGTGGCCGCGCTCATCACCCTGCCCGTCGGGTTGGTGGGCTCGGGCGGCCGGCTGTGGCACCCGGCGGTGCTGGGGCTCGGCACCGGGCTGGCCCTGCTCGCCTCGGTGCTGCCGTACACCCTGGAGCTGCTGGCGCTGCGGCGGCTGCCCACGGCGACCTTCGCCGTGCTCATGAGCCTCGGGCCGGCCATCGCCGCGCTGGCGGGATGGCTGGTGCTCGGCCAGGCGCTGCACCCCGTGGAGGTGCTCGCCATCGCCCTGGTGATCGCCGCGAGCATCGGCGCGGTACGGGCCGGCACCCCGGCCGCCGCGCCGCCGCCCGCCGGGCCGGGCGCCGAGGGCGGCGCGCTGGTCAGCGCAGCAGCCGCACCGCCGCCGGCACCGCGCTGA
- a CDS encoding HAD family hydrolase, with amino-acid sequence MPDHAQPPRVSRGADDAVRPSPSRRPVEAVLFDFHGTLAQVEEPREWVLAAAAACGVELDRVRATALADRLLTAGRAGGPLPARVPPRLAELWSDRDLYPHAHRGAYTGLAETVDAGIDGFADALYERVLVPEGWVPYPDTEPVLGALREAGVKVAVVSNIGFDLRPLFAAWKLDELIDAWALSYEVGRCKPDPGIFLRACGMLGVDPERTLMVGDTRADAGAVAAGCAVLVLPCADPGRPNGLGAVLDLALRN; translated from the coding sequence GTGCCGGATCATGCCCAACCGCCCCGAGTCTCGCGCGGCGCCGACGACGCCGTCCGCCCGAGCCCGTCCCGTCGGCCCGTGGAGGCGGTGCTCTTCGACTTCCACGGCACCCTCGCGCAGGTGGAGGAGCCCCGCGAGTGGGTGCTCGCCGCCGCGGCGGCCTGCGGGGTCGAGCTGGACCGGGTGCGCGCCACGGCGCTGGCCGACCGGCTGCTCACGGCCGGCCGGGCGGGCGGGCCGCTGCCGGCCCGGGTGCCGCCCCGGCTGGCCGAGCTGTGGTCCGACCGGGATCTCTACCCGCACGCCCACCGGGGCGCCTACACCGGGCTGGCCGAGACGGTGGATGCCGGCATCGACGGGTTCGCCGACGCGCTCTACGAGCGGGTGCTGGTTCCCGAGGGCTGGGTGCCGTACCCGGACACCGAGCCGGTGCTCGGCGCGCTCCGGGAGGCCGGGGTGAAGGTGGCGGTGGTCAGCAACATCGGCTTCGACCTGCGGCCGTTGTTCGCCGCCTGGAAGCTGGACGAACTCATCGACGCCTGGGCCCTGTCGTACGAGGTGGGGCGCTGCAAGCCGGACCCGGGGATCTTCCTGCGGGCGTGCGGCATGCTCGGGGTGGACCCGGAGCGCACGCTCATGGTGGGTGACACCCGCGCCGACGCGGGTGCGGTGGCCGCGGGCTGCGCCGTGCTGGTGCTGCCCTGCGCGGACCCGGGCCGGCCGAACGGGCTGGGCGCCGTGCTGGACCTGGCGCTGCGGAACTGA
- a CDS encoding DEAD/DEAH box helicase, translating into MSSPAERYAAARRRAAQASAFPALDEFARDLGFDLDDFQREACESLERGSGVLVCAPTGAGKTVVGEFAVHLALRGTPGKPAAADGGGGPTTRRKCFYTTPIKALSNQKYHDLVDRYGAEQVGLLTGDNAINGDAPVVVMTTEVLRNMLYAGSATLEGLAYVVMDEVHYLADRFRGGVWEEVIIHLPASVTLVSLSATVSNAEEFADWLVTVRGETAVVVSEHRPVPLWQHMLVGKRMFDLFHDADAARKHDVHPELLRYTRDTVRRLELGEGRSAGPGAGRRGPRWRGPMRPDIVERLDRENLLPAILFIFSRAGCQAAVQQCLAAGLRLTSPEERAEIREVVEARITAIPGEDLTVLGYWEWLDGLERGLAAHHAGMLPAFKEVVEELFVRGLVKAVFATETLALGINMPARCVVLERLVKFNGEAHVDLTPGEYTQLTGRAGRRGIDVEGHAVVVWSPETDPRHVAGLASTRTYPLRSSFRPSYNMAVNLVGTVGAEPARALLESSFAQFQADRSVVGLARQVQRNTETIEAYGAEAACHQGDFDEYFALRVAIADRERAIARQGQTQRKAAAVASLERLRVGDVIRVPSGRRAGLAVVLDPATGGFGEPRPLVLTQDRWAGRVSPGDFTTPAEVLARIRVPKHFNHRSPAARRDLAAEVSGTGLDRHGGRRGGRSRQAVGEDHRLSQLRTELRRHPCHACPDREEHARWAERRRRLERDTEELRQRVAGRTGSLARTFDRIVALLTARGYLSADGEVTDAGRMLGRIWTEADLLVAECLRRKVWDGLSPAELAAAVSVVVFEARRDVDERASLPRGAVADAVDETLKLWGDIEADEASRGLTVTREPDLGFAWPIYRWARGEALAKVLASGHQFDGEMPAGDFVRWARQVVDLLGQLADSGGASTELRATARQAIAEVNRGVLAYHAAA; encoded by the coding sequence ATGTCGAGCCCCGCCGAGCGGTACGCCGCGGCGCGCCGCCGGGCCGCGCAGGCCTCCGCCTTCCCGGCCCTGGACGAATTCGCCCGCGACCTGGGGTTCGACCTCGACGACTTCCAGCGGGAGGCGTGCGAGTCCCTGGAACGGGGAAGCGGTGTGCTGGTCTGCGCCCCCACCGGCGCCGGCAAGACCGTGGTGGGCGAGTTCGCCGTACACCTGGCGCTGCGCGGCACGCCCGGGAAGCCGGCGGCCGCCGACGGGGGCGGCGGGCCGACCACCCGGCGCAAGTGCTTCTACACCACGCCCATCAAGGCGCTGTCCAACCAGAAGTACCACGACCTGGTCGACCGCTACGGCGCCGAGCAGGTCGGCCTGCTCACCGGCGACAACGCGATCAACGGCGACGCGCCCGTGGTGGTGATGACCACCGAGGTGCTGCGCAACATGCTCTACGCCGGGTCGGCCACCCTCGAGGGCCTGGCCTACGTGGTGATGGACGAGGTGCACTACCTCGCCGACCGGTTCCGCGGCGGCGTGTGGGAAGAGGTGATCATCCACCTGCCCGCGTCGGTCACCCTCGTCTCGCTCTCCGCCACCGTCTCCAACGCCGAGGAGTTCGCCGACTGGCTGGTCACGGTCCGCGGGGAGACCGCCGTGGTGGTCAGCGAGCACCGCCCGGTGCCGCTCTGGCAGCACATGCTCGTCGGCAAGCGGATGTTCGACCTGTTCCACGACGCCGACGCGGCCCGCAAGCACGACGTCCACCCCGAGCTGCTGCGCTACACCCGCGACACGGTGCGCCGGCTGGAGCTGGGGGAGGGGCGCAGCGCCGGTCCCGGCGCCGGCCGGCGGGGGCCGCGCTGGCGGGGCCCGATGCGCCCCGACATCGTCGAGCGGCTGGACCGGGAGAACCTGCTCCCGGCGATCCTGTTCATCTTCAGCCGGGCCGGCTGCCAGGCGGCCGTCCAGCAGTGCCTGGCCGCCGGGCTGCGGCTCACCTCGCCCGAGGAGCGCGCCGAGATCCGCGAGGTGGTCGAGGCGCGGATCACCGCCATCCCGGGCGAGGACCTGACCGTGCTGGGCTACTGGGAGTGGCTCGACGGGCTAGAGCGCGGGCTCGCCGCCCACCACGCTGGCATGCTGCCCGCGTTCAAGGAGGTCGTCGAGGAGCTGTTCGTCCGCGGCCTGGTGAAGGCGGTCTTCGCCACCGAGACGCTCGCGCTGGGCATCAACATGCCGGCCCGCTGCGTGGTGCTGGAGCGGCTCGTCAAGTTCAACGGCGAGGCGCACGTCGACCTCACCCCGGGGGAGTACACCCAGCTCACCGGGCGGGCCGGCCGGCGCGGCATCGACGTCGAGGGGCACGCCGTGGTGGTCTGGTCGCCGGAGACCGACCCGCGGCACGTCGCCGGCCTCGCCTCGACCCGCACCTACCCGCTTCGGTCCAGCTTCCGCCCCTCCTACAACATGGCCGTCAACCTGGTCGGCACGGTCGGCGCGGAGCCGGCGCGCGCCCTGCTGGAGTCCTCCTTCGCGCAGTTCCAGGCCGACCGGTCGGTGGTCGGGCTGGCCCGGCAGGTGCAGCGCAACACCGAGACCATCGAGGCGTACGGCGCCGAGGCCGCCTGCCACCAGGGTGACTTCGACGAGTACTTCGCCCTGCGGGTGGCCATCGCCGACCGGGAGCGCGCCATCGCGCGCCAGGGCCAGACCCAGCGCAAGGCGGCGGCCGTGGCCTCGCTGGAGCGGCTGCGGGTGGGCGACGTCATCCGGGTGCCGTCGGGCCGGCGGGCCGGCCTGGCGGTGGTGCTCGACCCGGCCACCGGCGGCTTCGGCGAGCCCCGCCCGCTGGTTCTCACGCAGGACCGGTGGGCCGGGCGGGTCAGCCCCGGCGACTTCACCACCCCGGCCGAGGTGCTCGCCCGGATCCGGGTGCCCAAGCACTTCAACCACCGCTCGCCGGCGGCCCGGCGCGACCTGGCCGCCGAGGTCAGCGGCACCGGCCTCGACCGGCACGGCGGCCGCCGGGGTGGCCGCTCCCGGCAGGCGGTCGGTGAGGACCACCGGCTCAGCCAGCTTCGCACCGAGCTGCGCCGGCACCCCTGCCACGCCTGCCCCGACCGGGAGGAGCACGCCCGCTGGGCCGAGCGGCGGCGCCGCCTGGAACGCGACACCGAGGAGCTGCGCCAGCGGGTGGCCGGGCGGACCGGCTCGCTGGCCCGCACCTTCGACCGGATCGTCGCGCTGCTGACCGCGCGCGGCTACCTGTCCGCCGACGGCGAGGTCACCGACGCGGGCCGGATGCTGGGCCGGATCTGGACCGAGGCCGACCTGCTCGTCGCCGAGTGCCTGCGCCGCAAGGTGTGGGACGGGCTCTCCCCGGCCGAGCTGGCCGCCGCCGTCTCGGTGGTGGTCTTCGAGGCCCGCCGGGACGTCGACGAGCGGGCGTCGCTGCCGCGCGGCGCGGTCGCCGACGCCGTCGACGAGACGCTGAAGCTGTGGGGCGACATCGAGGCGGACGAGGCCTCCCGCGGCCTGACGGTCACCCGCGAGCCCGACCTCGGCTTCGCCTGGCCGATCTACCGCTGGGCCCGCGGTGAGGCCCTCGCCAAGGTGCTGGCCAGCGGGCACCAGTTCGACGGCGAGATGCCGGCCGGTGACTTCGTCCGCTGGGCCCGCCAGGTGGTCGACCTGCTCGGCCAGCTCGCCGACTCCGGCGGCGCCTCCACCGAGCTGCGTGCCACCGCCCGGCAGGCGATCGCCGAGGTCAACCGCGGGGTGCTGGCCTACCACGCCGCCGCCTGA